The Paenibacillus macerans genome includes a window with the following:
- a CDS encoding aminopeptidase: protein MRDPRIQKLAENLVGYSVDVQPGENVLVEMIGEERDLLKAVIEEVGKRGGNAFVEITDRTVQRTQLKYATAESMKTWAEYDLKRMEMMDCYIGIRAGSNVNDLSDVPEDKMKLYNSLYSHPVHSEQRVKKTKWVVLRYPNASMAQLANTSTEAFEDFYFNVCNLDYAKMDRAQDALADLMKRTDKVRIAGPGTDLTFSIKNIGAEKCSGQKNIPDGEVYTAPVRDSVNGTISYNAATLYNGVTFENIKFRFENGKIVEATGNDTKRLNEILDSDEGARYIGEFAIGFNPYILHPMKDILFDEKIAGSLHFTPGQAYDETDNGNRSSIHWDLVLIQRPDYGGGEIYFDDVLIRKDGIFVLPELAALNPENLK from the coding sequence ATGCGAGATCCTAGAATACAAAAACTGGCGGAAAACCTGGTTGGTTACTCCGTAGATGTCCAGCCCGGAGAAAATGTGCTGGTTGAAATGATCGGCGAAGAGCGCGATTTGTTAAAAGCGGTTATTGAGGAAGTGGGAAAAAGGGGCGGAAACGCGTTCGTGGAAATAACCGACCGCACCGTTCAGCGTACGCAGTTGAAATACGCCACCGCGGAAAGCATGAAGACGTGGGCGGAATACGACTTGAAGCGGATGGAAATGATGGACTGCTATATCGGAATTCGGGCGGGCTCCAACGTCAACGATTTGTCCGACGTGCCTGAAGACAAAATGAAGCTGTACAATTCGCTGTATTCCCATCCCGTACATAGCGAACAGCGGGTCAAGAAGACGAAGTGGGTAGTGCTCCGCTATCCGAACGCCAGCATGGCTCAATTGGCCAACACGAGCACAGAGGCGTTTGAAGATTTTTATTTCAACGTTTGCAATCTCGATTACGCCAAGATGGACCGGGCTCAGGACGCGCTGGCCGATCTGATGAAGCGCACGGATAAGGTGCGCATTGCCGGCCCGGGAACGGACCTGACCTTTTCGATCAAAAACATCGGCGCCGAGAAATGCTCCGGCCAGAAAAACATTCCGGACGGCGAAGTATACACCGCCCCTGTGCGCGATTCCGTGAACGGAACGATCAGCTACAACGCGGCGACGCTGTACAACGGCGTTACGTTCGAAAACATCAAGTTCCGTTTTGAAAACGGCAAAATCGTCGAAGCGACCGGCAACGATACGAAACGCTTAAACGAAATTCTCGATTCCGACGAAGGGGCAAGATACATCGGGGAATTTGCGATCGGCTTCAATCCGTACATCCTGCATCCGATGAAGGATATATTGTTTGACGAGAAAATCGCCGGCAGCCTGCACTTTACGCCGGGCCAGGCTTACGATGAAACGGATAACGGCAACCGCTCCTCGATCCATTGGGATCTGGTGCTGATTCAGCGTCCGGACTACGGCGGCGGGGAAATTTATTTCGATGATGTGCTGATCCGCAAAGACGGTATTTTCGTGCTTCCGGAGCTTGCGGCGCTAAATCCGGAAAACTTGAAATAA
- a CDS encoding HPr family phosphocarrier protein, giving the protein MATNNEAVVEIAQAAGKFTSSIVLQADNKYIDVKSILGLFTTLVNTMSYELHVHGPDADEAKKAMSEVFAKHGLNVKLVED; this is encoded by the coding sequence ATGGCCACGAACAATGAAGCGGTAGTTGAAATTGCCCAAGCGGCGGGCAAGTTTACTTCTTCCATCGTGCTCCAAGCTGACAACAAGTACATCGACGTAAAAAGTATCCTCGGCCTTTTCACTACACTGGTGAATACAATGAGCTATGAGCTCCACGTTCACGGACCGGACGCCGATGAAGCGAAAAAAGCGATGAGCGAAGTTTTCGCCAAGCACGGCTTGAATGTAAAATTGGTAGAAGATTAA
- a CDS encoding YlaN family protein, with the protein MTSSELQEQLNLKALNLLQEDADKIEKLIEVQMENLATRYCPLYEEVLDTQMYGFSRQVDYAIRVGLIEEMVGKQIISRLERNLASLYEAMNKKK; encoded by the coding sequence ATGACTTCATCTGAGTTACAGGAGCAACTGAACCTGAAAGCACTTAATCTTCTGCAGGAAGATGCAGATAAAATAGAGAAGCTGATTGAAGTACAGATGGAGAACTTGGCCACACGTTACTGCCCTCTCTATGAGGAAGTGCTGGATACCCAGATGTATGGATTCTCAAGGCAGGTGGATTACGCGATTCGCGTCGGACTGATTGAGGAAATGGTCGGCAAGCAAATTATAAGCAGATTGGAACGGAATCTTGCCTCGCTTTATGAAGCCATGAACAAGAAAAAGTGA
- a CDS encoding Asp23/Gls24 family envelope stress response protein, with the protein MTEQLQLENGLIRIADDVVAKIAGMAALETPGIAAMSGGLSEGWAKRLSGKNVQKGVTVEVGQLEAAIDLRIIVLYETPIHEVCRMLQQNVREAVESMTGLKIVEVNVKVEGVAFKDDEM; encoded by the coding sequence ATGACCGAACAACTGCAGTTGGAAAATGGGCTGATTCGGATTGCGGATGACGTCGTTGCGAAAATTGCCGGAATGGCGGCCCTGGAGACACCGGGAATTGCAGCGATGTCCGGCGGGCTGTCTGAAGGCTGGGCGAAACGGTTAAGCGGCAAAAATGTGCAAAAAGGCGTCACGGTGGAAGTCGGTCAATTGGAGGCGGCTATTGATCTAAGGATTATCGTCCTGTACGAGACGCCGATTCACGAGGTATGCCGGATGCTTCAGCAAAATGTTCGTGAAGCGGTAGAGAGTATGACGGGGCTTAAAATTGTGGAAGTCAATGTGAAAGTCGAAGGCGTAGCGTTTAAAGATGACGAGATGTAA
- the ftsW gene encoding putative lipid II flippase FtsW, whose translation MRGETDKPRRGAPDFQLLILTLLLVGFGIVMVFSSSSSITLIDAKFGNDPMYFTKRQIIFACLGLVFMFVTMNIRYDKYKKLFVPVFILAIMMLVLVPIIGDKRNGATSWFAIGTLGIQPTELAKITTILYLAALISKKGERFRDLRTGYIPVMVIVGFVAGLIMLQPDFGSCMILVATSGLIIFAGGANLKHILGSIGLLVLGASIVLAAGALWDKIHPSESATDQVNYKVGRIQAYLDPMKDPLGNGYNLLQSLTAIGHGGPTGTGFGQGIQKLHYLPNAYNDFIFSVIGEEFGFIGTLLFLLFYIYFIWRGLLISLRCQSTFGTLTGVGIMGLIAIQAFINIGGVTNTIPMTGVTLPFISYGGSSLLAMMMSMGILLSISRESTLPAKQERTKSVVVRESAVYDFRSRRQI comes from the coding sequence ATGAGAGGCGAAACGGATAAACCCAGACGCGGGGCCCCGGATTTCCAATTGCTCATCCTCACCCTGCTGCTGGTGGGGTTCGGGATCGTCATGGTGTTCAGCTCCAGCTCCAGCATTACGCTGATCGACGCAAAATTCGGAAACGATCCTATGTATTTTACGAAACGGCAGATCATTTTTGCCTGTCTCGGCCTGGTTTTCATGTTCGTTACGATGAACATCCGTTATGACAAATACAAAAAACTGTTCGTGCCCGTGTTTATTTTGGCTATTATGATGCTTGTGCTCGTTCCCATAATCGGCGACAAAAGAAACGGTGCGACGAGTTGGTTCGCCATCGGCACGCTGGGGATTCAACCGACGGAGCTGGCCAAAATCACGACGATTTTATACTTGGCCGCCCTGATCTCGAAAAAAGGCGAACGCTTCCGGGATCTAAGGACCGGGTACATCCCGGTTATGGTCATCGTCGGCTTTGTCGCCGGTCTGATCATGCTGCAGCCCGACTTCGGCTCCTGCATGATCCTCGTCGCCACCTCCGGGCTGATTATTTTCGCCGGGGGCGCAAACCTGAAGCACATCCTCGGTTCGATCGGACTGCTCGTGCTTGGAGCCAGCATCGTGCTGGCCGCCGGAGCGCTGTGGGACAAAATTCACCCCAGCGAATCCGCGACAGACCAAGTTAACTATAAGGTGGGCCGGATTCAGGCCTATCTGGATCCGATGAAGGATCCCCTGGGAAACGGCTATAATCTGCTTCAATCGCTTACGGCCATCGGGCACGGGGGGCCTACGGGAACCGGCTTCGGACAAGGCATTCAAAAGCTGCACTATTTGCCCAACGCGTACAACGATTTTATTTTTTCCGTGATTGGCGAAGAGTTCGGTTTTATCGGCACGCTGCTTTTCCTGCTGTTTTACATTTATTTCATCTGGCGAGGCCTGCTTATTTCACTGCGCTGCCAGAGTACGTTCGGTACGTTGACCGGCGTCGGCATCATGGGGCTTATCGCCATTCAGGCTTTCATCAATATCGGCGGGGTTACGAACACCATCCCCATGACCGGGGTAACGCTGCCGTTCATCAGCTACGGGGGCTCTTCCCTGCTGGCCATGATGATGTCCATGGGCATCTTGCTGAGCATCTCGCGCGAATCGACGCTGCCGGCAAAACAGGAGCGGACCAAATCGGTTGTCGTCAGGGAATCGGCCGTATACGACTTTCGGAGCCGGCGGCAAATTTAA
- a CDS encoding YugN family protein: MIVENSGLNGLKSDLAYLDESAEKVGFVRWQWEYYRATYDYKIEHNNDEYYLRINTRAVEGKLERPDTVLAVEAVYMGRATFPHGLEYESEIPATVMKTATHKLTELKELLEA; the protein is encoded by the coding sequence ATGATCGTGGAAAATAGCGGTTTGAACGGATTAAAAAGCGATTTGGCTTATTTGGACGAATCCGCTGAAAAGGTCGGATTTGTGCGCTGGCAATGGGAATATTACCGGGCTACATACGACTATAAAATCGAACACAACAACGACGAATATTACCTGCGCATCAACACGCGCGCGGTAGAGGGCAAATTGGAGCGTCCGGACACGGTCCTGGCTGTTGAAGCGGTCTACATGGGGCGGGCCACTTTCCCGCACGGGCTGGAATACGAATCGGAAATTCCCGCGACGGTGATGAAAACCGCAACCCATAAATTGACCGAATTGAAGGAACTTCTTGAGGCTTAA
- a CDS encoding amidohydrolase — MEEDVVRALFPAMVERRRHLHRHPELSYQEKETSGFAAEKLRELGVETIVNVGGFGVVGKIRGGLPGKTIALRADMDALPIQDEKSCDYASEVPGVMHACGHDGHTAALLAVAEYFSRIRPQLRGEIRLLFQPAEETCPGGAKAMIEAGALDGVDVIYGVHLWTPIPAGTAASAAGPLMASTDEFFIEMQGLGGHGGMPHKTVDSVVAASALVLQLQSVVSRSVNPLDPAVVTIGSIQGGTAQNVIADRCKLAGTVRCFSEESRELIRERIHALAEGTAQAYGAKANVTYMMGYPSLVNDEKESRRFFAEAPGVFGLRAETSPPIMPAEDFAYYLQKVPGCFMFVGAGNPEKEAVYPHHHPKFDIDEDAMLHAAGLLIAMAESYQQEHA, encoded by the coding sequence ATGGAAGAGGACGTTGTACGCGCGTTGTTTCCGGCCATGGTGGAACGGCGCAGGCATTTGCACCGTCATCCCGAGCTGTCTTATCAGGAGAAGGAGACCTCGGGATTCGCGGCGGAGAAGCTGAGGGAGCTTGGGGTCGAAACGATCGTGAACGTGGGCGGTTTTGGCGTGGTCGGCAAAATCCGCGGCGGGCTGCCGGGCAAGACCATTGCCCTGCGGGCCGATATGGACGCCCTGCCGATTCAGGACGAAAAAAGCTGCGATTATGCCTCCGAGGTGCCCGGCGTCATGCACGCCTGCGGCCACGACGGGCATACGGCGGCGCTGCTTGCGGTCGCGGAATATTTCAGCCGGATTCGCCCGCAGCTGCGCGGGGAAATCCGCCTGCTGTTCCAGCCGGCGGAGGAGACCTGCCCCGGCGGAGCCAAGGCGATGATCGAGGCCGGGGCGCTGGACGGCGTGGACGTCATTTACGGCGTGCACCTGTGGACGCCGATTCCTGCGGGAACGGCGGCAAGCGCTGCAGGGCCGCTGATGGCTTCGACCGATGAGTTTTTCATCGAGATGCAGGGGCTAGGCGGACATGGCGGAATGCCGCATAAAACGGTCGACAGCGTCGTTGCGGCCTCGGCGCTGGTGCTGCAGCTGCAAAGCGTCGTCAGCCGCTCCGTAAACCCGCTCGACCCGGCCGTCGTGACGATCGGATCGATCCAGGGCGGGACGGCGCAAAACGTTATTGCCGACCGCTGCAAACTGGCGGGAACGGTCCGCTGCTTCAGCGAGGAGTCGCGGGAACTGATCCGCGAGCGGATCCACGCTCTTGCCGAGGGGACGGCCCAAGCCTACGGGGCGAAAGCCAACGTCACCTATATGATGGGTTATCCCAGCCTCGTCAACGACGAGAAAGAATCCCGGCGTTTTTTCGCAGAGGCGCCAGGGGTGTTTGGACTTCGCGCGGAGACGTCGCCCCCCATTATGCCCGCCGAGGATTTTGCCTATTACCTGCAGAAGGTTCCGGGCTGTTTTATGTTTGTCGGTGCGGGGAACCCTGAGAAGGAGGCCGTTTACCCGCATCATCATCCGAAGTTCGATATTGACGAAGACGCCATGCTCCACGCGGCCGGTCTGCTGATCGCGATGGCGGAATCGTATCAGCAGGAGCATGCATAA
- a CDS encoding CBS domain-containing protein, with translation MRKVADIMTDEVVTVTVRDNIYEVAVKMKENDTGFIPVVEGDKLLGVITDRDLVIRCMAEKRPNSTAVDEIMTRGIKTASREMSVDEAAELMAEQQIRRLPVTEGDRLIGIVSIGDLAVRNIFADNAGEALSEISERVH, from the coding sequence GTGAGAAAAGTAGCCGATATCATGACGGACGAAGTCGTTACCGTAACCGTCCGGGATAACATCTATGAGGTTGCCGTTAAAATGAAAGAGAACGATACCGGTTTTATTCCCGTCGTCGAAGGCGACAAGCTGCTCGGCGTCATCACCGACCGCGATTTGGTCATTCGCTGCATGGCCGAGAAACGCCCGAATTCCACGGCCGTCGATGAGATCATGACCCGCGGGATCAAAACGGCATCGCGCGAAATGTCCGTGGACGAAGCCGCGGAGCTCATGGCCGAACAGCAGATCCGGCGCCTGCCGGTCACCGAGGGCGACCGGCTCATCGGCATCGTATCGATCGGCGATTTGGCCGTGCGCAATATTTTTGCGGACAATGCCGGAGAAGCGCTGTCGGAAATATCGGAGCGGGTGCATTAA